ATTTTTCAAGTGACAATATACTAGGGACAGGTGGTTTTGGATCAGTTTATAAGGTAatcaaatggaaaaaaaaaagtatgatcCCTTAGTCTAGAATGCATAATATTCTTGATCAAGTTTGTTCTTGTCAATATGTAGCAGATCTCACCTTTGTAtggtaaaacaaaggaaaaaaaaatcttaCAACTAGATTACTCAATACTTCAATAACTCTGCTGAAATGATAAAATTGAAGCAAATATATGTCAAGTTAAATATGTATATTTTGTAGCTTACAATGGTTGCAATTTCTAGGGTATCTTGGAAAATGGACGGGAAATAGCTGTCAAGAGACTTTCACAAAATTCAAGCCAAGGACTCCAAGAGTTCAAAAATGAAGTTATGCATATTGCCAAACTTCAGCACAGAAATTTAGTGAAGCTATTAGGGTATTGCATTCAAGCAGGGGAGAGAATATTGATTTATGAATTTATGCGCAACAAAAGCTTGGACTTCTTTATATTTGGTTTGATTCCCTTGAACCATGCTCTTCCTTTTATTTAACAAAGATTACATATGGTTCAGAACCTCATCAGAAAATTAGTCCAACTCATTTTGTTTTAAACAGATTGTGAGAAGGGAAAGCTTCTAGACTGGCCAAAGCGTTTTCTTATTATTAATGGAATTGTTAGGGGTCTTCTCTATCTTCATCAAGATTCAAGACATAGAATAGTTCATAGAGATCTTAAGGCTGGAAATATTTTGTTAGATGACGAATTGAATCCTAGAATTTCAGACTTTGGACTAGCAAGAAGCTTTGTAGGAAATGAAAACCAAGCAAATACAAGGCACATTGTTGGAACTTAGTAAGTGTCTAATTACATGACATGTAGAGAGGAATATAAAATGAAAGTAATAGCTTTTTCTtgattcaaattttttttgttaatctttTGCACAGCGGCTATCTGTCACCGGAGTACATAGTTGATGGGATATACTCAACAAAATCTGATGTCTACAGCTTCGGAGTACTGGTGTTAGAGATAGTTAGCGGGAAGAGAAATAGAGGATTCATCCATATTGATCACAATTTTAATCTTCTTGGGCATGTAAGAATAAGTGTTTTGTTTGTCCTCCATATTCATTTATAGTTTCCAACCAAATAGCATCATCCTAATTTATGTACTTATTGCAATATATACAAATGCAGGCATGGACGCTTTTCGTAGAAGGCAAGTGCTTACAAATAGTTGATCCATCTATCAAAGACTCAATTGATTTTCCAGAAGTCCTAAGATCAATTCATGTTGGTCTGCTATGCGTGCAACGAAATTCAGAAGATCGGCCAAGCATGTCGTGTGTGCTTACGATGCTGAGTAGTGAATGGGCATTGCCTCATCCAAAGAAGCGAGGGTTCTTTGTTGAGAGAGATGTGGTTGGTAACCATTCTTCATCAAGCAACAATAAACTATCTGTTAATAATCTGACAGTTACTCAAGTCTCTCCCCGATAGATTTTGATTCAAAATTGATAAGCTCATAGATTATCACAATGATAAGCCAATTCAATATACAATAGTAAATAAATATATAGAAGTGTTTAGTCCTTTTATATGATGCATTGATTTCGTTAtcatctatttatttttcattatctTGGCGTTATATATTTACATAGTTTTATGGtactaaaaatattataaaatctaAGTAAACTCGTATATCttgatttttagttttttcttGCGCGAATTTAAATTTggttaaaattgaaaagaaagatATACTTTATGAGCAATGCTAGGGGACCAacaacttttgtgattggtagtcatcaaatagccatcaataatgatttaatggtgtgagattggtgtgaaatttcatctaatgactcacCTTTCTTTGATAGTTACATGCTggtcaaaattcaataaaattgctgcccctagacttttccatactTTATTTCATAATAAATTGACATCTACAATAAAATGTTAATATCACAAAATTATAAGCAATCTTCATTACCAATATATAAAATGACTTTGGTATCAATTTTTATATGATATAAATATATGCTTTTAAAAAGTTTACATTAAATctcaataataaaatttttacaaaatttataaatgtgaagtaatttttttttaaattagtttgtaagtgttcataccctgacccaatgataaggcccaggtccaaacgaaaggcccaatccaaaggattaAGCCTCGCTCTATACCGACCTTCACCCCACAAAGTCGGTTCCTACCAcaacttgctctaaagaagtcgggacgaAGATTAGTTGGCAGATAAACacccattcaaatgagtaactgcccctaaaatctctctacccacttcctggagccatatctcaacctccctaagataaagggacgattATTCCCCATGAATAATGGAACTACaccaacggtggttatgggttcaccactataaataccctgacactcctcaggtatctctaagcccaatactctctagacctgtcttgctccctttgctgactttggcatcggagtgtctttgcaggtaccacccccattctcTCATACCGAAGTCGGACGAGGGCCTTGGAGCATCAATCCGCTTGGATACTCCATCATTCCAACGATTGGGCCAGCCAAACtaatccaacccaataatctccggttacccaccgtaacattggcgccgttgccggggacccgagagatcaaccagtaaaGGCGGACATGTCACAGGAAGACGGTCATGTGGCATCagattccgaacaagagaatctggatacCGGAAACCACGACGCAGACCTGACCCTTCACCAGGAAACCAACGACCAACACAGGGAAGGAACCTCCGGATTTAAAAATCCGAAGACAAATTCCTCGGAGGGGCATGAGTTAGAAAAGGATGGACCACCCCACGCAACTGAACTAATGGGGCTAGTCCATGTCCACCAAAGTCGCTTGGAACAGCTGgaacaggaacgggagcgacaaagggagatagaaaagcacctaagagaggagatggatcgacgaaaagagttagagaaaaaactcttaaaattagaatcctccctcagagGTCGGAACTCCCGTGAAGATCGAGAAGAGTCGCCCCCGGGAGGGGAGGACCCTttcagtgaggacataatgagggcaaaagttccaaaaaactttaaaagccccgatatggacctctatgacggaaccaccAATCCGAAGCACCAtttaagcaactttaaaagttggatgtatctggctgatgcttctgatgcaacacgctgcaaagctttcccgaccaccttATCGAAAGCACGATATGGACTATGACGGAACCAccgatccaaagcatcatctaagcaactttaaaagtcggatgtatctggctgatgcttctgatgcaacacgctgcaaagctttcccgaccaccttATCGAAAGCAGCGATGAAATGGTTCGATAGTCTCCCTCCAAGGTCGGTCACCAGCTTCGAGGACCTCTCGAGGAAGTTTCTGATGAGgttctccattcagaaagataaagtaaagcatgcaccaagtctcctgggaataaagcaggaggtcggagaacctctacgagattatatggaaaggttcaacaaagcatgcctagagattcaagacctgcccaccgaggcagtcatTATGGGGCTAGTAAATGGACTTAGGGAAGgttccttctcacagtccatatcaaaaaggcaccccacctccctgagtgatgtacaagaaagagctgaaaagtacatcaacatggaggaaaacgccAGGCTGAGAGAGTCGAGCTGGCGACTTGGGCACCTTCCCtcaataaaagagagagaaagggagcccaagaagaaagaagacaTCGATCCTGACAGGCCcaggaaatatcactcttatactcctctaaaggtttctatagtggacgtatacagagaaatttgcaatactgaaaggctgccacctcccaggcccattaaaaataaaaaagggggagtcacagcgactactgtgagtaccataaaatatatggtcactcgacaaatgactgttacgaccttaaaaatgtgatagaaaagctggccaaaGAAGGCcgacttgacagatatctcatagaaaggtcggacaatcatgggaagagaaagcgagacgatgcagatagaagagacccaccaccgcagactccggagagacatatacatatgatctcaggcggattcgcaggagggggactcaccaagtccgctcgcaaaagacacctcaagcgAGTATACCAGGTCAGAAATGAAtcatccgacctccccactatctcATTTACAAAAGAGGATGGGCAAGGAGTAATCCCTGGACACGacgatccagtggtaataactatgatcctagctaatgcccatctccacagaaccctagtagatcaAGGAAGCTCGGCGGATATCCTTTTCAAACCTGCATTTGACAAACTGGGGTTGGATGAAAAGGAATTAAGAGCCTACCTCGACACCTTGTACGGGCTAGGCGATACGCCAATAAAACCACTAGGATTTATACCCCTCCACACTACCTttggaaagggggaaaaatccaaaactctgagtatagactttatagtcatcgacgTAGGGTCAGCATACAATGCCCTAATCGGCAGAACCTCCCTGAATCGACTCGGGGCGGTGGTGTCTACCCCCcatctttgcatgaaatttcCGACACCTGCGGGAATAGCAACAGTGCGGGGAGACCAGAAGTTGGCAAGAAAgtgttacaatgaaagcctgaacctgagggGTAAAGGCAAAGAGGttcacaccatagagctcggtgGTGCAAGGGCCAAAGAAAAACTACGACCACAGCCAGGAGGAAAAACTGAAGAaatacaggtcggcgaagaggaaaGGAAGAATACCagcataggagccaacctaggggagACCCTGAagcaagggttgactaagctcctaagagacaattccgacctcttcgcctggaaggcttccgacatgcccgggatagaccccgagctcatgtcccacaagctctcgATACATCCGGGATCCCGACCTGTACAACAGAAAAGGCGCAAGCTCGGCCCCGAACGAGCCCTAGTGGTGGAAGAGCAAGTTCAGGCACTCCTAGAAGCCAGCTTCATTAGAGAAgttaaatatccaacatggctagcaaatGTAGTTCTAGTCAAGAAGCAAAATGGCAATTGGAGGATGTGTGTTGACTACACCGACTTAAATAAAGCATGTCccaaagacccttatccactcccgagtattgataccctagtagactctacctcgggatatcaatacttgtcgttcatggatgcctactcgagatataaccaaatcccgatgtatgagccagaccaggagaaaacatcattcatcacgcccagagctaatttttgctacgtggtcatgccatttggattaaaaaatgcaggggccacataccaaaggctgatgaataaggtgttcgccCCTCACCTTGGGAgcttaatggaagtctacgtcaacgacatgctagtaaaaaccaaggaAGGAGTCGACCTCTTATcagacctctcgcaagtcttcgacaccataaggctacacgggatgaggctaaatcccgcaaaaTGTGCCTTCGCAGTAGAGGCTGGAAAATTCCTAGGTTTTATGCTAACACAGAGAGGGATTGAAGCAAATCCCGATAAGTGTAAAGCTATCTTGaaaatgaagagcccgacttgcttaagagaggttcaGCAATTGaacggccgacttgcagccctctccaggttcttggcaggatcagcactcaAATCCCTTCCACTGTTTTCTTTATTAAGAAAGGGATGCCAGTTCAAATGGACTCCGGAATACGAAGAAGCATTCCAAGAGTTCAAAAGGTTCTTGAGTCAACCGCCAATCCTAACCCGATCTTTAGTCGGGGAAGATCTCGTCCTTTATTTGTCCGTAGCAGACAAAGCTGTCGCATCAACCCTGATAAGGGAGGATGAGGTCGGAC
The DNA window shown above is from Arachis ipaensis cultivar K30076 chromosome B08, Araip1.1, whole genome shotgun sequence and carries:
- the LOC107610663 gene encoding G-type lectin S-receptor-like serine/threonine-protein kinase At4g27290 — protein: KIKEETESGAINSHHDEDDLELPLFDMCTVTSATSNFSSDNILGTGGFGSVYKGILENGREIAVKRLSQNSSQGLQEFKNEVMHIAKLQHRNLVKLLGYCIQAGERILIYEFMRNKSLDFFIFDCEKGKLLDWPKRFLIINGIVRGLLYLHQDSRHRIVHRDLKAGNILLDDELNPRISDFGLARSFVGNENQANTRHIVGTYGYLSPEYIVDGIYSTKSDVYSFGVLVLEIVSGKRNRGFIHIDHNFNLLGHAWTLFVEGKCLQIVDPSIKDSIDFPEVLRSIHVGLLCVQRNSEDRPSMSCVLTMLSSEWALPHPKKRGFFVERDVVGNHSSSSNNKLSVNNLTVTQVSPR